A window of Gemmatimonadota bacterium contains these coding sequences:
- a CDS encoding ABC transporter ATP-binding protein has translation MMVVAEGLTKRFARQRSWREVARAPLAAPRQTVVDGVSFTVAEGEIFGLLGQNGAGKTTIFKMLSTLLLADEGRALVGGLDVAASPFAVRQLVAPVIANERTLYWRLSATENLRLYATLQRLDGAAARAEVQRVLAITGLTDTGEKMVGSFSTGMRQRLLIARALLARPRVLLLDEPTRSLDPISARDFRRFLRETVVDAEGCTVLLATHDADEVWDLCDRVGVLERGRLLAVEGTARLRHRAGGDRHRLWLRADAAAGAAAALGVPLEDAGASVEDGWHEFECMLPGGADGAAAALARLSAAGLAVARFERTEPSLADLIERVLADREGPA, from the coding sequence ATGATGGTCGTCGCGGAGGGGCTCACCAAGCGCTTCGCGCGCCAGCGGTCGTGGCGCGAGGTCGCGCGCGCACCGCTCGCGGCGCCACGGCAGACGGTCGTCGATGGCGTCTCCTTCACGGTCGCCGAGGGGGAGATCTTCGGCCTGCTCGGCCAGAACGGCGCCGGGAAGACGACGATCTTCAAGATGCTCTCCACCTTGCTCCTCGCCGACGAGGGACGCGCCCTGGTGGGGGGGCTGGACGTCGCGGCATCGCCATTCGCGGTGCGGCAGCTCGTCGCCCCGGTGATCGCGAACGAGCGCACACTGTACTGGCGGCTCTCGGCGACGGAGAACCTGCGCCTCTACGCCACGCTGCAACGCCTCGACGGCGCGGCCGCGCGCGCCGAGGTGCAACGCGTTCTCGCGATCACGGGCCTGACCGATACCGGCGAGAAGATGGTCGGGTCGTTCTCGACCGGCATGCGGCAGCGGCTGCTCATCGCGCGCGCGCTGCTGGCGCGTCCGCGGGTGCTGCTGCTCGACGAGCCGACGCGGAGCCTCGATCCGATCTCGGCGCGGGACTTCCGTCGTTTCCTCCGCGAAACGGTCGTAGACGCCGAGGGATGCACCGTGCTCCTTGCGACGCACGACGCCGACGAGGTGTGGGACCTGTGCGACCGCGTGGGGGTGCTCGAGCGCGGACGCCTCCTCGCGGTGGAGGGGACCGCCCGGTTGCGACATCGGGCGGGTGGCGACCGGCATCGACTCTGGCTCCGCGCCGATGCCGCCGCAGGGGCCGCCGCCGCGCTCGGCGTGCCGCTCGAGGATGCCGGGGCGAGCGTCGAGGACGGCTGGCACGAGTTCGAGTGCATGCTGCCCGGGGGCGCCGACGGCGCGGCCGCGGCCCTCGCGCGTTTGAGTGCCGCCGGGCTCGCGGTCGCCCGCTTCGAGCGCACCGAACCCTCGCTCGCCGACCTGATCGAGCGCGTGCTCGCCGACCGCGAGGGCCCCGCCTGA
- a CDS encoding PqqD family protein, giving the protein MNLPSPSPTVVFQSLEDGAMLFYPESETYFGLNAVGALVWCALPPAHGTLDALCATLGERFPDVPRDTIRTDVIELLDALLREGLVQPTPTGDGDAAPTP; this is encoded by the coding sequence GTGAACCTCCCCTCGCCCAGCCCCACCGTCGTATTCCAGTCGCTCGAGGACGGTGCCATGCTCTTCTACCCCGAGTCCGAGACGTACTTCGGCCTCAACGCGGTGGGGGCCTTGGTCTGGTGCGCGCTGCCGCCTGCACACGGGACACTGGATGCACTCTGCGCGACGCTGGGCGAACGCTTCCCCGACGTCCCGCGGGACACGATCCGCACGGACGTGATCGAACTGCTCGATGCCCTCCTGCGCGAGGGGCTCGTGCAGCCGACGCCGACGGGCGACGGCGATGCTGCGCCGACTCCGTAA
- a CDS encoding ABC transporter permease, producing the protein MRAILALLRAAWLSATSYRVATALSTVSLLASVVPVWFIARAVEPMARESIRLESGDYFGFIVLGIASTYIILAASAALPGALAGSIGSGTFEALLVTRTPLPVLLVGMSAYPVLQSLVNATIVVLGAVVLGVRLDPLMLPAVAGILLLLIAAHAALGLVSSALVLVFRTSGPLVTAVVGGSSLLGGVYYSTTAIPGWLQALSGLFPLTYGLRATRRLLLADAPLAAVAGDVAVLAAIAGGGLVVGTIAFSAALRHARRAGTLAQF; encoded by the coding sequence ATGCGCGCGATCCTCGCCCTGCTCCGCGCCGCCTGGCTCTCGGCGACCAGCTACCGTGTGGCGACCGCCCTCTCGACGGTGAGCCTGCTCGCGTCGGTCGTGCCGGTGTGGTTCATCGCGCGCGCGGTGGAACCGATGGCACGCGAGTCGATCCGGCTCGAGAGCGGCGACTACTTCGGCTTCATCGTGCTCGGCATCGCGTCGACGTACATCATCCTCGCGGCGAGCGCGGCGTTGCCCGGGGCCCTCGCCGGGAGCATCGGGAGCGGAACGTTCGAGGCATTGCTCGTCACGCGGACGCCACTGCCCGTGCTGCTCGTCGGGATGTCGGCATACCCGGTGCTCCAGAGTCTCGTCAATGCGACGATCGTCGTGCTCGGGGCGGTCGTCCTCGGGGTGCGCCTCGATCCGCTCATGCTCCCCGCCGTGGCGGGGATCCTGCTGTTGCTCATCGCCGCGCACGCCGCGCTCGGGCTCGTGTCATCGGCGCTCGTGCTCGTCTTCCGGACGTCCGGGCCGCTCGTGACCGCCGTCGTCGGCGGCTCGAGCCTGCTCGGGGGCGTCTACTACTCGACGACCGCGATCCCCGGCTGGCTGCAGGCGCTCTCGGGGCTGTTCCCGCTCACGTACGGCCTCCGCGCCACGCGCCGCCTGCTGCTCGCCGATGCGCCGCTCGCGGCGGTCGCCGGCGATGTCGCGGTGCTCGCCGCGATCGCGGGCGGGGGCCTCGTCGTCGGCACCATCGCGTTCAGCGCGGCACTCCGGCACGCGCGGCGCGCCGGCACGCTCGCCCAGTTCTGA
- a CDS encoding DUF423 domain-containing protein — translation MPPTAPTAARQFFRIGALSAGLAVAAGAFGAHALRARIEPRLLEVFETGARYQMYHALALLAVAWLLDRVADPQQPDPRAARAATIAGWAFIAGTVLFSGSLYAMAFTGIRVLGAITPLGGVAFLTGWASLALAASRTR, via the coding sequence ATGCCCCCGACCGCCCCCACCGCAGCCCGGCAGTTCTTCCGGATCGGCGCCCTCTCCGCCGGTCTCGCCGTCGCCGCCGGCGCCTTCGGGGCGCACGCGCTCCGCGCACGCATCGAGCCGCGCCTCCTCGAGGTCTTCGAGACCGGCGCCCGCTATCAGATGTATCACGCGCTCGCACTGCTCGCGGTCGCCTGGCTCCTCGATCGGGTCGCCGACCCGCAGCAGCCGGATCCGCGCGCTGCCCGTGCCGCGACCATCGCCGGCTGGGCCTTCATCGCCGGGACGGTGCTCTTCTCCGGCTCGCTCTACGCGATGGCCTTCACCGGCATTCGCGTGCTCGGTGCGATCACGCCGCTGGGCGGTGTCGCCTTCCTCACGGGGTGGGCGAGCCTCGCGCTCGCCGCATCACGCACGCGCTGA
- a CDS encoding nucleotidyltransferase family protein encodes MPLSRSPEAQLVFRSADVRCGSAELAPLAAVIEDWGRAVHLADGELATPTLWRALREVRDLPAPVAEALRRAAMFGDFRMQQLAGRLQQTIAAFAAAQVPVVLLKGAALGAIADPSFRLRPMTDLDLLVVPDDVPRARAALVAAGWQETEDPTLHALLDEGHHHLPPYFDPQLPGMRVELHVALFPADHSFAFDETHLRREARPAAAPFAGALVPSPEHLVLHACIHFAWQHAMEFGAWRTFRLVGVASTAPGFSWERLTTIAREARAATSCYWTLRLGQRMGALEVPPAVLAALAPPTPEFVRAALERHFIAALVPGEAPPSPSIGMSRLLWRAALRPRWSGHRVASRLDSDLKWAEELRGTAPEPVSVRVRHHTARLQHWWDFVAVTLLGR; translated from the coding sequence ATGCCGCTCTCGCGCTCCCCCGAAGCCCAGCTGGTGTTCCGCAGCGCCGACGTGCGGTGCGGGAGCGCGGAGCTCGCGCCCCTCGCCGCCGTGATCGAGGATTGGGGGCGCGCGGTGCACCTCGCCGACGGCGAGCTCGCCACGCCGACGCTCTGGCGCGCGCTCCGCGAGGTGCGCGACCTCCCTGCACCCGTCGCGGAGGCGCTCCGCCGCGCCGCGATGTTCGGCGACTTCCGGATGCAGCAACTCGCCGGTCGGCTCCAGCAGACCATCGCGGCCTTCGCGGCCGCGCAGGTCCCCGTCGTCCTGCTCAAGGGGGCGGCCCTCGGCGCGATCGCGGATCCCTCGTTCCGTCTGCGTCCGATGACCGACCTCGACCTGCTCGTCGTGCCGGACGACGTCCCCCGCGCGCGCGCCGCGCTCGTCGCCGCCGGATGGCAGGAGACCGAGGACCCGACACTGCACGCGCTGCTCGACGAAGGGCACCATCACCTGCCACCGTACTTCGACCCGCAGTTGCCGGGGATGCGCGTCGAGTTGCACGTCGCGCTCTTCCCCGCCGACCACTCGTTCGCGTTCGACGAGACGCACCTGCGGCGCGAGGCGCGCCCGGCGGCGGCCCCGTTCGCCGGCGCGCTCGTCCCGAGTCCCGAGCACCTCGTGCTGCACGCGTGCATCCACTTCGCGTGGCAGCATGCGATGGAGTTCGGCGCGTGGCGCACGTTCCGGCTCGTGGGCGTGGCCAGCACCGCACCGGGCTTCTCGTGGGAGCGGCTGACCACGATCGCGCGTGAGGCACGCGCGGCGACGAGCTGCTACTGGACGCTCCGGCTCGGGCAGCGGATGGGGGCGCTCGAGGTGCCGCCCGCGGTGCTCGCCGCGCTCGCCCCCCCCACACCGGAGTTCGTGCGCGCGGCCCTCGAACGGCATTTCATCGCTGCGCTCGTGCCGGGTGAGGCGCCGCCGAGCCCGTCGATCGGGATGTCCCGGTTGCTCTGGCGGGCGGCGTTGCGGCCACGCTGGAGCGGGCACCGCGTCGCGAGTCGCCTCGATTCGGACCTGAAGTGGGCCGAGGAACTCCGGGGCACGGCACCGGAACCGGTGAGCGTACGGGTGCGCCATCACACCGCTCGCCTGCAGCACTGGTGGGACTTCGTCGCGGTGACGCTGCTCGGGCGTTAG
- a CDS encoding AMP-binding protein, producing the protein MNVARLLWDTADAAGGRHAIRDADRVLDYAALVGRAAAIRDALGSSGTRKGDRVAILLPHGADSAAAFYGATAAGAVTTVINWLYRPRQVEAVLEHAAVSVLVTTREWAALQTRPLEGATRLLFVEDIPAVGSGGPTDADGASPAQITYTSGSSGGPKGVVMSHDNLIAGIRTVVRYLGITAEDRIASVLPFSFVYGFNQLNCAIATAARLDIMTATMGGELVKSLEAAGTTVLAGVPPIWMQLLKTPAFQTPIPSLRIATCAGGRLSPEAVRAVRVAQPQAQLFLMYGLTEVFRSTFLPPDEVDAHPDSMGRAVPGSRVYVVREDDTIAADGEVGELVHAGPTVAVGYWNDPETSAKVFRRNPTAEVADPSLARAVYSGDLVRRDPEGRLYYVGRRDRMIKTLGFRVSPDEIADVLYASKQVTEAVVTSEPDEVRVERIVAHVVLAPDGTLDQLRRWCGVELPRHMQPARWDVRDALPRNAAGKFDLVTLGGATK; encoded by the coding sequence ATGAACGTCGCGCGACTGCTCTGGGACACCGCGGATGCGGCTGGTGGTCGGCACGCCATCCGCGATGCTGATCGCGTGCTTGATTACGCAGCTCTCGTCGGGCGCGCGGCAGCGATCCGCGACGCGCTCGGCTCGAGCGGGACGCGCAAGGGAGACCGCGTCGCGATTCTCCTCCCGCACGGCGCCGACAGCGCGGCCGCCTTCTACGGCGCGACCGCCGCAGGCGCCGTCACGACGGTGATCAATTGGCTCTATCGACCGCGGCAGGTCGAGGCCGTGCTCGAGCACGCCGCGGTCAGCGTGCTCGTCACCACGCGCGAGTGGGCGGCGCTGCAGACCCGTCCCCTCGAGGGCGCGACCCGGCTGCTCTTCGTCGAGGACATCCCGGCGGTAGGCTCGGGGGGCCCCACCGACGCCGACGGGGCGTCACCCGCGCAGATCACGTACACCTCCGGGTCGTCCGGCGGTCCGAAGGGTGTCGTGATGAGCCACGACAACCTCATTGCCGGGATCCGCACCGTGGTCCGGTACCTCGGCATCACCGCCGAGGACCGCATCGCGAGTGTGCTGCCGTTCAGCTTCGTCTATGGGTTCAATCAGCTCAACTGCGCGATCGCGACCGCGGCCCGGCTCGACATCATGACGGCGACCATGGGCGGTGAGCTCGTGAAGTCGCTCGAGGCCGCCGGGACGACCGTGCTCGCGGGCGTACCCCCGATCTGGATGCAACTGCTCAAGACGCCGGCGTTCCAGACGCCGATCCCGTCCCTGCGCATCGCGACCTGCGCCGGCGGTCGGCTGAGTCCGGAGGCCGTGCGCGCGGTCCGCGTCGCGCAACCGCAGGCGCAGCTGTTCCTCATGTATGGGCTCACGGAGGTCTTCCGGAGCACCTTCCTCCCGCCGGACGAGGTCGACGCGCATCCGGATTCGATGGGACGCGCCGTACCGGGGTCCCGCGTGTACGTCGTGCGGGAGGACGACACCATCGCGGCCGACGGCGAGGTGGGGGAGCTGGTGCATGCCGGACCCACCGTGGCCGTCGGCTACTGGAACGATCCCGAGACCAGCGCCAAGGTCTTCCGCCGCAACCCGACGGCCGAGGTGGCCGACCCGTCGCTCGCACGCGCGGTCTACTCGGGCGACCTCGTACGGCGCGATCCGGAGGGGCGGCTCTATTACGTGGGGCGCCGTGATCGCATGATCAAGACTCTGGGTTTCCGCGTGAGCCCGGACGAGATCGCTGACGTGCTGTACGCCTCGAAGCAGGTGACCGAGGCGGTGGTGACGTCCGAGCCGGATGAGGTACGGGTGGAGCGCATCGTGGCGCACGTGGTGCTGGCGCCTGACGGAACGCTCGATCAGCTCCGTCGTTGGTGCGGGGTGGAGCTCCCGCGCCACATGCAGCCGGCGCGCTGGGATGTCCGGGACGCACTGCCGAGGAATGCGGCCGGAAAGTTCGACCTCGTGACGCTCGGCGGGGCGACGAAGTAG
- a CDS encoding lasso RiPP family leader peptide-containing protein, producing the protein MYQKPTLEKFGSFRELTQWGFASASDGGSIFGISSSGCSTRIRRRTVNIGCPTTQGDPSTGPVRTTS; encoded by the coding sequence ATGTATCAGAAGCCGACCCTCGAGAAGTTCGGTTCGTTCCGCGAACTCACGCAGTGGGGTTTCGCGAGCGCGTCAGACGGTGGATCGATCTTCGGGATCAGCAGCTCCGGCTGCTCTACCCGCATCCGTCGCCGCACGGTGAACATTGGGTGCCCCACCACGCAGGGCGACCCGTCGACCGGACCGGTCCGCACGACCTCCTGA
- a CDS encoding lasso peptide biosynthesis B2 protein, producing the protein MLRRLRNLASLGPRGWRDLWRAQAALLRAQRRLDNEPIGALAIREPFAAEAVSGDPGRAYLLAMAVHRAARFGLIRPFCLVRAMALRDLFVQDGLRGASIRIGVRRADGVFQAHAWVRWGERIVGDDPDYVASFTEVDDLGVMQRR; encoded by the coding sequence ATGCTGCGCCGACTCCGTAACCTCGCGAGCCTCGGCCCACGCGGGTGGCGTGACCTGTGGCGCGCGCAGGCAGCGCTGCTGCGCGCCCAGCGTCGGTTGGATAACGAACCGATCGGCGCGCTCGCCATCCGAGAGCCGTTCGCGGCCGAGGCGGTGAGCGGTGACCCCGGCCGCGCGTATCTGCTGGCGATGGCGGTGCATCGCGCCGCGAGATTCGGCCTCATCCGACCCTTCTGCCTCGTACGCGCCATGGCACTCCGCGACCTGTTCGTGCAGGACGGGCTGCGGGGCGCGAGCATCCGCATCGGCGTGCGACGTGCCGACGGCGTATTCCAGGCCCACGCGTGGGTGCGATGGGGCGAGCGCATCGTCGGCGACGATCCCGACTATGTCGCGTCGTTCACCGAGGTCGATGACCTCGGCGTGATGCAGCGTCGATGA